From the genome of Vicia villosa cultivar HV-30 ecotype Madison, WI linkage group LG2, Vvil1.0, whole genome shotgun sequence, one region includes:
- the LOC131650271 gene encoding uncharacterized protein LOC131650271 yields the protein MPPKMPPKNRKYECGNDKRKKKKKIEELIQSQVGALDKFLIKESQVLNESHSVDHIDTEIPDNVSIENDNVDSVPIENDNVDSVPIENDNDDNVDYDIFDPRNWDRLQPKLIDLLVAKDPKRYNSIVKGPRDNWNKRFTANLYTRALANGEKCDRDWLVYSKELDRVFCFCCKVLKNGIGRGQLANEGYNDWSHVGARIKEHELGMEHVKNMTTWYEYRQRLQKFQTIDKTTQRIIEKEKDHWKNVLKRVISILKFLAKHNLAFRGFEFDPIIQEHVRRVTTQEVHVHYLGHKIQNELISLLGSAIKFEIIRKIKQAKYFSVILDCTPDVSHKEQMSLIIRYVDVSSTSVSIEESFLGFLNVNDTTGQRLFDVLQNELK from the exons ATGCCTCCTAAGATGCCGCCTAAGAATAGAAAATATGAATGTGGAAATGATAAgcgtaagaaaaagaaaaaaattgaagagtTAATTCAATCTCAAGTAGGAGCACttgataaatttttaataaaggaATCACAAGTTCTAAATGAAAGTCATTCTGTTGATCATATTGATACTGAAATTCCTGATAATGTGTCCATTGAAAATGATAATGTTGATAGTGTTCCCATTGAAAATGATAATGTTGATAGTGTTCCCATTGaaaatgataatgatgataatgTTGATTATGATATATTTGATCCAAGAAATTGGGACCGTCTTCAACCTAAACTGATTGATTTATTAGTTGCGAAAGATCCTAAAAGATATAATTCCATTGTGAAGGGTCCTAGAGATAATTGGAATAAACGCTTTACGGCTAATTTGTATACTAGAGCTTTAGCAAATGGAGAGAAGTGTGATAGAGATTGGCTTGTCTATTCGAAAGAGCTTGATAgagtattttgtttttgttgtaaagttttaaaaaatggGATTGGTAGGGGACAATTAGCAAATGAGGGTTATAATGATTGGTCACATGTTGGTGCAAGAATTAAAGAGCATGAGTTAGGCATGGAACATGTTAAAAATATGACTACTTGGTATGAGTATCGTCAAAGGCTGCAGAAATTCCAAACTATTGATAAAACGACTCAAAGAATAATTGAGAAAGAAAAGGATCATtggaaaaatgttttaaaaagagTTATTTCAATACTGAAATTTCTTGCAAAACATAATTTGGCCTTCCGTGGTT TTGAATTTGACCCAATTATCCAAGAACATGTTAGACGTGTTACAACTCAAGAAGTTCACGTTCATTATCTTGGGCATAAAATACAAAATGAGTTGATTTCATTGCTTGGTTCTGCAATTAAATTTGAAATCATTAGAAAAATCAAACAAGCAAAGTATTTCTCAGTGATACTTGATTGTACTCCGGATGTTAGTCACAAAGAGCAAATGTCTTTGATAATAAGATATGTGGACGTATCTTCAACTTCTGTTAGCATCGAGGAAtcatttttaggatttttgaatGTGAATGATACAACTGGTCAAAGGCTTTTTGATGTATTACAAAATGAATTGAAATAA